The following coding sequences are from one Betaproteobacteria bacterium window:
- a CDS encoding DEAD/DEAH box helicase family protein — MTEADTCREFVTPRLVESGWSVAPHAIGEQRTFTNGRIIVAGGKVRRGKQKRADFLLYYLRDFPLAVVEAKEIGLPAESGVQQAREYAEILGLKFAYATNGHRIIEIDYTTGTEREVDRYATPTELFARLTAETHLSQDAATHLLEPFNIVSGKVPRYYQQIAIHRVIEAILLGQKRILATLATGTGKTCVAFQICWKLWNSRWNRTGEYRRPKILFLADRNILVDDPMAKMFAPFGDARHKIAGGDVSQSRDMYFGIYQALSTASEDVFRQYRPDFFDLIIIDECHRGSSRDESSWRAVLDYFEPAVQFGMTATPLREESRDSYEYFGNPVYTYSLRQGIEDGFLAPYRVHRVITTVDAAGWRPSKDELDRYGREVPDEEYQTKDFERVVALRSRTRAMARHLTDLLKGTDRFAKTLVFCVDQEHAAELRQELLNLNSDLVKQYPDYVCRVTADEGSIGLTHLAHFQDVDKPTPVVLTTSQLLTTGVDAEMVKNVVLARVVGSRSEFKQIIGRGTRLKVDYGKEYFNIIDFTGTATRHFADPDFDGDPARIEEITVDETGEQIEVTEIEIETPPDVPAIEYEHPEEQIGPDTGILINDPPVEPRKFYIDGGEVEVIGHLVYDLDTDGKKLQVVRYTEYSGRAVRTLYPTRDALQSAWANPDTRAEVLRELTERGISFEELAASSEQPDADPFDMLCHLAWNAPLLTRRQRAERARRQTQDLFAQYGNTAREVLALLLDKYIERGIIQFNVLSDLMKVQPFDRFGSPSEIATRHFGGVKGLKEAVSRLQAAIYQ; from the coding sequence ATGACTGAAGCTGACACCTGCCGCGAATTCGTCACGCCCCGACTCGTCGAGTCCGGATGGTCAGTTGCCCCACACGCCATTGGCGAACAGCGCACGTTCACCAATGGCCGCATCATCGTCGCTGGCGGCAAGGTGCGTCGCGGCAAGCAGAAACGCGCCGATTTCCTGCTTTACTACCTCCGCGATTTCCCGTTGGCGGTTGTCGAAGCCAAGGAAATCGGTCTGCCGGCTGAATCTGGTGTGCAACAGGCGCGGGAATATGCAGAGATTCTTGGCCTCAAGTTTGCATACGCCACCAACGGTCATCGCATCATCGAGATCGACTACACCACCGGCACCGAGCGCGAGGTGGATCGGTACGCCACACCCACCGAACTGTTTGCCCGCCTGACGGCGGAAACACATTTGTCTCAGGACGCCGCCACGCATTTGCTGGAACCGTTCAACATCGTTTCCGGCAAGGTCCCACGCTACTACCAGCAAATAGCCATTCATCGCGTGATCGAAGCCATCCTGCTCGGCCAGAAGCGCATCCTCGCCACCCTGGCCACTGGCACCGGCAAGACCTGTGTGGCTTTCCAGATCTGCTGGAAGCTATGGAACAGCCGTTGGAATCGAACGGGTGAATATCGCCGTCCGAAGATACTGTTCCTGGCCGACCGCAATATTTTGGTTGATGACCCGATGGCCAAGATGTTCGCGCCGTTCGGTGATGCCCGCCACAAGATTGCCGGCGGCGACGTGAGCCAGAGCCGGGACATGTACTTTGGCATCTACCAGGCCCTGAGCACGGCCAGCGAAGACGTGTTCCGCCAGTACCGCCCAGACTTCTTCGATCTGATCATCATCGACGAATGTCATCGGGGCTCCAGTCGTGACGAGAGCAGTTGGCGCGCCGTGCTGGACTACTTCGAGCCTGCCGTGCAATTCGGCATGACAGCCACTCCGCTGCGGGAGGAATCCCGCGACAGCTACGAGTATTTCGGCAATCCTGTCTACACCTACAGCTTGCGCCAAGGCATCGAAGACGGATTCCTGGCACCGTATCGGGTTCACCGGGTCATCACCACGGTGGATGCCGCCGGCTGGCGGCCCAGCAAGGATGAGTTGGACCGCTATGGCCGCGAAGTGCCCGACGAGGAATACCAGACCAAGGATTTCGAACGTGTCGTCGCACTGCGTTCGCGCACGCGGGCAATGGCCCGCCATCTCACCGACTTGCTGAAAGGCACCGACCGCTTCGCCAAGACCCTGGTGTTCTGTGTCGATCAGGAGCACGCGGCCGAACTACGGCAGGAGCTACTCAACCTGAATAGTGATCTGGTCAAGCAGTACCCGGACTATGTCTGCCGCGTTACCGCTGACGAGGGCTCCATCGGCCTGACGCATCTGGCGCATTTCCAGGACGTGGACAAGCCGACGCCGGTCGTTCTGACCACTTCCCAATTGTTGACCACCGGCGTTGACGCCGAGATGGTCAAAAATGTCGTGCTAGCGCGCGTCGTCGGATCACGTTCGGAATTCAAGCAGATCATCGGGCGAGGCACGCGGCTGAAGGTCGACTACGGCAAGGAATATTTCAACATCATCGACTTCACCGGCACAGCCACGCGGCACTTCGCCGACCCGGATTTCGATGGCGACCCGGCCCGCATCGAGGAAATCACTGTCGATGAGACAGGCGAACAAATCGAAGTGACCGAGATCGAGATAGAAACGCCGCCGGATGTGCCTGCGATTGAGTACGAACACCCGGAGGAGCAAATCGGACCGGATACCGGCATCCTGATCAATGATCCACCGGTGGAACCGCGCAAGTTCTACATCGATGGCGGCGAGGTTGAAGTCATTGGTCACCTGGTCTACGACCTCGATACCGATGGCAAGAAACTGCAGGTCGTGCGCTACACCGAGTATTCAGGTCGTGCCGTACGCACCCTGTACCCGACGCGCGATGCCTTGCAATCCGCTTGGGCCAACCCGGATACGCGCGCCGAAGTGCTGCGCGAGCTGACCGAGCGCGGCATCAGTTTCGAGGAGCTTGCGGCCAGCAGCGAACAGCCCGATGCCGATCCGTTCGATATGCTCTGCCATCTGGCGTGGAATGCGCCGCTGCTGACCCGCCGCCAGCGCGCAGAACGGGCCAGGCGCCAGACGCAGGATCTGTTCGCTCAATACGGTAACACCGCCCGTGAAGTCCTGGCGCTACTGCTCGACAAGTACATCGAGCGCGGCATTATCCAATTCAATGTGCTGTCCGACCTGATGAAGGTGCAGCCTTTCGACCGATTTGGTTCCCCTTCCGAAATTGCCACGCGCCATTTCGGCGGCGTGAAAGGCCTGAAAGAGGCCGTATCGCGGCTGCAGGCCGCCATTTACCAATAA